The Alteromonas macleodii ATCC 27126 genome segment CTGTGCACTTAAGTGTACTGCCGCTTACAAAGTAGTGATTAACAACGTGAAACTCGAGACCGCCATAGCCGTGCTGGTTTCCAGTACAATCTTCGTCACTTAGTAGGCTCACAACCAGCTTATCACTGCCGCCACTAGAGGTTTGTATGCTGCCTAGTGTAGCGTTGGTAGCGAAATCCCCTGCTACAGCGATGGGGTGATTTTCCACATAGGCCGCTTCGGCAACGATATCAACGGATGTATCCACATCCGCGACTATCTGATCATAACGGCCGACTTCATAGAATTCTGCTGAGAGGCGAGCCATGATAAAGCGGCCTGACTCTTGTACTTGAGCCACGGCTTGATTGAGCTTATTCGTCACGCTACTACTGACGAGCACTTGAATAATCGCGCCTGATATCACTAACCCCAGCGTTAACGTAATCATTAACTCGACAAGGGAGAAACCCTGCTGTGGGCGGTGGCGACGTGCATTCATAATGTAATGTCCTTAAACACACATGCGTTACTGTCACCTTCAGATTCGTTACATCGCGCATTAAGGGTATAGGTCTGATTTCCCGAAGAAGCGACAGGCCACGTCAACAACACTTCTACACGAGAACCTGCACTACAGCTGTAAATATCTGCCGTATTGTTGTCGTCACACGATACCGACACTTTAGTTTGAGGATTGGTTTGTACTGCTGAGCACGATAGCGCCCAACCATCGTACTCAGCCATCTGTGCTTCAGTACAGGCCTGGCCTTCGCAATTTGGGATCCCTGCCGGCCTTGCCAGACAGTAGCAGTGATAAGGGTGAGACGAGCCAGAACAACTTAACGTGGCAAAATTATAGGTATCGCTAGAGAAGTACGCATTGTTGACTACCATGCCGTCTCCCACTGTTGCTGGGCGAGCGGCGGCTCTCAATCGTTCTGCAACTTGTGCTGCCACCATCTCGGCCTGAGTTCGGCTTATTGCGTCTTTATTGGCAAAAGAGCCCGTAAACTGGAGCGCAGCAACACCCAGTAAGCCCACAGCTAATATAAATAAGGTGATTAAGATCTCTATAAGACCTGCACCGTGTTGTGCGCGAATATGACTTCCCTTCACTCGCTTCATTATCACCTTTTCAGCAATCATCTTTTTTGCCATATACCTAACATTCAAATTGGTGTTATCACCAATGTAGTATAGTAAGACAAAAGCGTATAACACTGGGTATCAATGGTTATTAAAACGTATAATTTTCTGTGACCTGTACTAGCAAGCAAGTACAGGGCAGACTGTTCAACCATTTTATCTTTAAAGTAACCGGCTCTAAAAGGTAAGCGAGCTATAACACCGCTTTACGATGTACGTTTACGGTATAAAAGGCGCTACCTCAAAGCCGAACCGTGTAGCCTGTTCATGTTAAAATACCCTGTTCTAAAGGTATTATTATCCATTCGCAACTTGTTGAATTTCCAGTAGACAAAAGCATAAAAAAACACCGCAACTAAGTGTGGTGTTTTTTTATTTTGATAGTGAGGATAAATTAAACGACCTGCTTAACACGCAGCTCTTTAGGTACAGCAAATTCCACATTCTCTTCGCGTCCAGCACGCTCAGAAGCTGAAACAGCACCCCACGCTTTGAGCTTGTTTACCACACCTTGCACTAACACTTCCGGTGCAGACGCGCCTGCAGTAACGCCAATATGCTCTACACCTTCTAGCCATTCCTCTTGAATGCAATTAGCGTCAGCAATCAAATACGCTTTTGCGCCAATTTTTTCAGCCAACTCGCGAAGACGGTTCGAGTTTGAGCTATTCTGTTCCCCAACAACCAGTAAAACCTGACAATCTTGGGCTAGGTCGCGAACCGCGTCTTGGCGATTCTGCGTGGCATAGCAAATGTCGTCTTTTCTCGGACCATTGATTTTGGGGAACTTAGCGCGAAGTGCATCAATAACATCGGCGGTATCATCAACAGACAGCGTAGTTTGGCTGCAATAATAAAGGTTGGTCGGATCTTTAACTTCAAGCGTTGCCACATCAGCTTCAGATTCAACTAAATAAATACCGCCATCTTCATTGCTGTACTGCCCCATGGTGCCCTCTACTTCAGGGTGACCAGCATGACCAATCAAGATACATTCAGTGCCCGTTTTGCTAGCGCGGGTAACTTCCATATGTACTTTCGTCACTAAGGGGCACGTGGCATCAAAGACCTTTAAACCGCGATTTTCCGCTTCTTTTCTTACCGCTTGCGATACGCCATGGGCAGAAAATATAACTATGCTGTCGTCTGGTACTTCGTGAAGCTCATCAACAAATAGCGCACCACGCTCACGTAGCCCATCTACCACAAATTTATTGTGTACCACTTCGTGGCGTACATAGATGGGCGGCTCGAACATTTCAAGCGCGCGTTCAACGATGGTGATAGCTCTATCAACGCCCGCGCAGAAACCACGAGGGTTAGCTAAATGAATTTGCATAACTAGTTTCCACCTTGTGCTGACACGCCAGGTTTAACATCAATAATTTCAACGTCAAAGATAACCGTTTGCCCTGCTAGCGGGTGATTGAAGTCTACCGTAACAGAGTCTCCAGCAGCACTTCGAATAATCCCCGGAATCTCTGAACCGTCAGGCTGAGCAAACGCTAAAATCATGCCTTCCTCAACTTGCAAATCTGCACCAAAGCGGCTTCTATCCATATAGTGAATATTATTCGGATCAGACTGGCCGAATGCATCTTCAGGGCCTAATTTAAATGACTTTTTGTCACCTTTTTTAAGCCCAAGTAAACACGCTTCAAAATTCGGCGTAAGGCTACCGTCACCCATCACCATTTTGGCAGGTTTGTTGTTTACACGAGTACTGTCAGCGGCAGAGCCATCTTCTAGCTTTAAATCAAAGTGAAGAATAACTTCGTTATCAGCACCAATTATCAATGAGTCTGTCATAACCTTTCCGAATACTACTTAATGGTTTCGCTATTGTCCGCGGCACTGGCTCGCGCGTCTGCACCGTTCCCTTCACTTTTTTTGTCGCCATTTTTAAACATGTCGATAATAAGTAAAGCTGCGCCTATAAATATTGCGCTGTCAGCAATGTTAAACGCTGGCCAGTGGTAATTGTTTACGTAAAAATCTAAGAAGTCGATGACATAACCATGGACTAAACGGTCGTAAACGTTACCTAGTGCACCACCTAGAATAAAGGCAAACGCAACGGGCAGCATTTTTTGCGAACGGGGTGACTGCTTCAGCCACCACAAAATCACTACACTTACCACGACAGCAATGGCAGTGAAGAACCAGCGCTGCCAACCACCTGCATTTTCTAAAAAACTAAATGCGGCGCCGTAATTATGTACGTAAGTAAAGTTAAAAAACGGCAATACCTGTATCGACTGATACAACGACATACTGTCGATAACCGTGTACTTACTCCATTGGTCGAGGATAAACGCAATTGCGCTTATCCACAAAAACTGCAAGCCTGTTTCGCGAAAAAGCTTAAGCATAGTGGCGTTCTTCTCCATCACCGTCAATGTTTGTCACACAGCGACCACAAAGCTCTTCGTGACCTTCATGTGAGCCCACATCTTCACGGTGATGCCAGCAGCGAACACACTTTTCACCGCTTGCTTTATTAACGCTCAACCATAAACCTTCTACGTCTGTGGCTTTCGCATCAGACGGTGCACCGTCAACTTTAGTTAGCGTAACGCCTGATGTAATAAGTACGAAGCGTAGCTCGTCTTCAAGTTTTGCGAGTACGTTGTACAACGACTCAGTAGCATAAAGCGAAATGCTCGCTTCTAGTGAGCCACCTAGCTCGCCATCTTTACGCGCCTGCTCCATCGCCTGGTTTGCGGCGTCTTTTACGCTTAGCACTTGATGCCATAGGGCATCGTTAAACGTATCGCTTTGCGTGAAGTTGTTAAAACCTTCGTACCAGGTTTCAGTAAATACAAACTCGCTGCGCTCACCTGGTAGCGTTTCCCAGATTTCTTGTGCAGTAAAGCTGGTAATAGGCGCCATCCAGCGAACCAATGCTTCAATGATATGATACATGGCCGTTTGGCATGAGCGACGGGCTAGCCCATCTGCTTTAGCTGTGTACTGGCGGTCTTTAATCACGTCTAAATAGAATGAGCCCAGCTCAATTGAGCAGAAATGCGTAAGCTTCTGTGACACTACCAGCAAGTCGTAGTTGTCATACGCTTCGATAAGCTCTTCTTGAAGTGCCTTAGCACGAGCAACAATCCAGCGGTCAAGCGCGACCATATCTTCTTCTGCAACCGCATCTTCAACCGAGAAACCGTTCAGGTTCGCTAGCAAGAAGCGTGCAGTGTTACGTACGCGGCGGTAGCCATCTGCAGCACGCTTTAAGATTTCATCCGATACCGCAATCTCGCCGCGATAGTCAGTAGATGCTACCCATAGACGAAGGATGTCTGCGCCTAATTTGTTAGTGACTTCCTGAGGCGCCACAACGTTACCTACCGACTTCGACATTTTTCTGCCGTGGGCATCTACCGTAAAGCCGTGTGTTAGCACTTCTTTATAAGGCGCGTGACCGTGCATGGCAGTTGATGACATAAGCGAAGACATAAACCAACCACGATGCTGGTCAGAACCTTCAAGATATAAATCGGCAGAGGCCGGAATGTCATCGCGACGATCGACAACGAAGTAATGCGTTACACCCGAGTCGAACCAAACGTCTAGGGTATCGGTCACTTTTTCATAGTTGTCTAATTCGCTACCAAGCAGGGCTGCATCGTCGAGATCCCACCACGCTTGAATGCCTTTAGCTTCAACTTCTTGTGCCACCTTTTCCATTAACGCCGCAGACTCTGGGTGGATTTCACCGGTAAGTTTGTGCACATACAAAGGAATAGGCACGCCCCACGTACGTTGACGAGAGATACACCAATCTGGACGGCCCTCAACCATTTTCTCAATGCGGTTTTGGCCCCAGTCCGGGATCCATTTGGTTTGCTTAATTTGTTCAAGTGATTCAGCGCGAAGGCCTTTTTTATCCATGCTTACAAACCACTGAGGCGTAGCGCGGAAGATGATTGGCGTTTTGTGGCGCCAGCAATGCGGGTAGCTGTGCTCGTATTTTACGTTTAGGACAAGGTTACCCTTCTCTTTAACCGTTTCGATAATTTCATCGTTGGCTTTAAATACAAACTGACCTGCAAACAGCGGTGTGTTTTCAAGGTACACGCCATTGTTGCCTACCGGATTGTACACTTCGATATCGTATTGCTTGCCCACGTTAAAGTCGTCAACACCATGGGCTGGCGCTGTGTGTACACAACCTGTACCAGACTCAGTCGTAACGTGGTCGCCTAGAATTAACGGAACTTCAAGGTCTAAGAATGGGTGATTAACTT includes the following:
- the fkpB gene encoding FKBP-type peptidyl-prolyl cis-trans isomerase, translating into MTDSLIIGADNEVILHFDLKLEDGSAADSTRVNNKPAKMVMGDGSLTPNFEACLLGLKKGDKKSFKLGPEDAFGQSDPNNIHYMDRSRFGADLQVEEGMILAFAQPDGSEIPGIIRSAAGDSVTVDFNHPLAGQTVIFDVEIIDVKPGVSAQGGN
- a CDS encoding PilW family protein, translating into MNARRHRPQQGFSLVELMITLTLGLVISGAIIQVLVSSSVTNKLNQAVAQVQESGRFIMARLSAEFYEVGRYDQIVADVDTSVDIVAEAAYVENHPIAVAGDFATNATLGSIQTSSGGSDKLVVSLLSDEDCTGNQHGYGGLEFHVVNHYFVSGSTLKCTGYDGRVLRGLKVQTVSPLTVTLLDNVESFQVQFGVSSSITNSQGQAVSYVTADEIEDLRALNQQVVSLRWALMLKSYQNEVRQTQSQKYALLNEASKTMDTAHYYQVFSKTLALRNMKNFVRSSR
- the ileS gene encoding isoleucine--tRNA ligase gives rise to the protein MSDYKATLNLPETAFPMRGNLAQREPKMLKDWQEKGVYSKIREAKKGKKPFILHDGPPYANGDIHIGHAVNKILKDIIVKSKNLSDFDSPYVPGWDCHGLPIELMVEKKVGKPGKKVTAAEFRQKCREYAQKQIDGQMADFKRLGVFGEWDNPYKTMDFKSEADIIRALSKIVDSGHLEKGFKPVHWCTDCGSALAEAEVEYKDKVSPAIDVKFPVADVAAIAEAFGVSEGDLTTHKAGVVIWTTTPWTLPANRAISLHPELTYAIVEVQPSNEWLVVAQDLLESCMNRYGVEDFREVATCTGAALDKLKVNHPFLDLEVPLILGDHVTTESGTGCVHTAPAHGVDDFNVGKQYDIEVYNPVGNNGVYLENTPLFAGQFVFKANDEIIETVKEKGNLVLNVKYEHSYPHCWRHKTPIIFRATPQWFVSMDKKGLRAESLEQIKQTKWIPDWGQNRIEKMVEGRPDWCISRQRTWGVPIPLYVHKLTGEIHPESAALMEKVAQEVEAKGIQAWWDLDDAALLGSELDNYEKVTDTLDVWFDSGVTHYFVVDRRDDIPASADLYLEGSDQHRGWFMSSLMSSTAMHGHAPYKEVLTHGFTVDAHGRKMSKSVGNVVAPQEVTNKLGADILRLWVASTDYRGEIAVSDEILKRAADGYRRVRNTARFLLANLNGFSVEDAVAEEDMVALDRWIVARAKALQEELIEAYDNYDLLVVSQKLTHFCSIELGSFYLDVIKDRQYTAKADGLARRSCQTAMYHIIEALVRWMAPITSFTAQEIWETLPGERSEFVFTETWYEGFNNFTQSDTFNDALWHQVLSVKDAANQAMEQARKDGELGGSLEASISLYATESLYNVLAKLEDELRFVLITSGVTLTKVDGAPSDAKATDVEGLWLSVNKASGEKCVRCWHHREDVGSHEGHEELCGRCVTNIDGDGEERHYA
- a CDS encoding pilus assembly protein PilV — translated: MIAEKVIMKRVKGSHIRAQHGAGLIEILITLFILAVGLLGVAALQFTGSFANKDAISRTQAEMVAAQVAERLRAAARPATVGDGMVVNNAYFSSDTYNFATLSCSGSSHPYHCYCLARPAGIPNCEGQACTEAQMAEYDGWALSCSAVQTNPQTKVSVSCDDNNTADIYSCSAGSRVEVLLTWPVASSGNQTYTLNARCNESEGDSNACVFKDITL
- the ispH gene encoding 4-hydroxy-3-methylbut-2-enyl diphosphate reductase → MQIHLANPRGFCAGVDRAITIVERALEMFEPPIYVRHEVVHNKFVVDGLRERGALFVDELHEVPDDSIVIFSAHGVSQAVRKEAENRGLKVFDATCPLVTKVHMEVTRASKTGTECILIGHAGHPEVEGTMGQYSNEDGGIYLVESEADVATLEVKDPTNLYYCSQTTLSVDDTADVIDALRAKFPKINGPRKDDICYATQNRQDAVRDLAQDCQVLLVVGEQNSSNSNRLRELAEKIGAKAYLIADANCIQEEWLEGVEHIGVTAGASAPEVLVQGVVNKLKAWGAVSASERAGREENVEFAVPKELRVKQVV
- the lspA gene encoding signal peptidase II — encoded protein: MLKLFRETGLQFLWISAIAFILDQWSKYTVIDSMSLYQSIQVLPFFNFTYVHNYGAAFSFLENAGGWQRWFFTAIAVVVSVVILWWLKQSPRSQKMLPVAFAFILGGALGNVYDRLVHGYVIDFLDFYVNNYHWPAFNIADSAIFIGAALLIIDMFKNGDKKSEGNGADARASAADNSETIK